The DNA segment gcagctgctgatgcgcttagtcgaaATATATGTTCTCTTTCTTTATCTACTATTGGTATTTCTCAGTTATTAgatgattgttgtacttctggacTGATATTTGAAACAGATGTAAAATCTATTCGAGTATGTGCTATTCGAGCTGAGCCAGATTTGTTGGTTAGAATCAGAGAAGCGCAGAAAATTGATCAAagtattcagaattcgattgagattatTAGAGCAGGAAATCAATCCGAATATACGGTTAGTGATGATGAGGTTCtttatgtgaataaccgtatttttGTGCCGAATATTTCTGAGTTTAGACAAGATATTTTGAAAGAATCTCActgcagtcgattcagtattcatcttggaggcagaaaaatgtacaatgacttgaagaatcagtattggtggaaacaaatgaagtctgatgtgactgattttgtgtctaagtgcttgaattgccaacaggtgaagacTGAAAGAAAGAAATCAGGTGGTTTACTGCACAGCTTAtctattccagaatggaaatgggattacatttccatggatttcgtaaCAAAGTTACCACGATCATCCCAAGGATgcaatgctatttgggtgattatcgatCAATTGACAAAATCCGCGTGCTTCATTCCGTATAAAATGAAATATAGACACAATCAAATGGCAGATTTATATTTCAaggaagtggtaagactacacggtgtgcctaAGTATATTGTATCTGATAGAGATCCTTAATTCACAgcacacttttggcacagtttacaaCAAGCTCTAGGTACAAAGTTACATTTAAGTACTgtttatcatcctcaaactgacggacaatctgaacgaactattcaaacacttgaggatattcttagagctgTGGTGTTAGATTTTAACACTACTTGGCAAGAATCATTACCACTGGTGGAGTTCTcatacaacaatagttatcaaacgagtattgagatggctccattcgaAGCGTTGTATAGAAAGAAGTGTAGATCaccattgtattgggatgatgtatcTGAAATTCCTGATATTGGACCTGATATGATCAGagagatgactgagaaggtaaAATTGATTCAGAAACAAATGAAGATGGCACAAGATCGACAAGCTAAGTATGCCAATATCAGACGAAGACCTTTGTGTTTTGAGAAAGGAGACAGGGTATTTTTGAAGATCTCACCTTTCCGAGGCCCAGTTAGATTTGTCAAGCGAGAGAAGTTATCTCCATGATTTATTGGTCCATAAGAGATTCTCGAGAATATAGGCactcttgcttatcgactcgctctttcTCCATCTTTGTCTGCTATCCACGATGTATTCCATGTTtcgatgcttcgaaagtatcaacctgatgaatctcatatcttACAACCTGATGAAGCTCAGTTAGATGAAA comes from the Henckelia pumila isolate YLH828 chromosome 1, ASM3356847v2, whole genome shotgun sequence genome and includes:
- the LOC140874009 gene encoding uncharacterized protein, producing MAPFEALYRKKCRSPLYWDDVSEIPDIGPDMIREMTEKVKLIQKQMKMAQDRQAKYANIRRRPLCFEKGDRYQPDESHILQPDEAQLDETISYFEQPIKILDRKEKQLRTKTIPLVKIQ